Proteins from a genomic interval of Vanessa atalanta chromosome 28, ilVanAtal1.2, whole genome shotgun sequence:
- the LOC125074676 gene encoding galectin-4-like isoform X1 has protein sequence MAAPPIYSPVIPCVQPIPGGMYPGRMVRFQGNVPPGGQRFAINFQCGPNTDPRDDIAMHLNFRFVEMCVVRNHLTAMNWGVEETNGGMPLVRGQPFEALVLCDTQSFKIALNGVHFCEFPHRLPFQRISHLTIDGDVMMQFIGFEGEQPPPSQMYMSEPPAYGAYGAPPAYGAPGYGAPQGFVGGAQPQGYGTQYVQGDQRRGLGTGAAVGLGVGALAAGGLAGYAMAGGFSNDSPPSEVQVVEFGGDDWME, from the exons GTAATACCATGCGTCCAACCAATTCCTGGGGGTATGTACCCTGGCCGCATGGTCCGTTTCCAAGGGAACGTTCCACCAGGAGGTCAAAG GTTCGCTATCAACTTCCAATGCGGCCCGAATACAGACCCACGTGATGACATCGCCATGCATCTGAACTTCCGTTTCGTCGAGATGTGCGTGGTCAGGAACCACTTGACGGCCATGAACTGGGGCGTGGAGGAGACTAATGGTGGCATGCCGCTGGTTAGGGGGCAGCCGTTTGAGGCTCTTGTACTTTGTGATACTCAGTCGTTTAAG ATCGCTCTCAACGGCGTTCACTTCTGCGAGTTCCCTCACCGTCTGCCATTCCAGCGCATCTCCCACTTGACCATCGACGGTGACGTGATGATGCAGTTCATTGGCTTCGAAGGTGAACAGCCACCACCCAGCCAGATGTATATG TCGGAACCGCCCGCGTACGGCGCGTACGGCGCCCCGCCCGCGTACGGCGCCCCCGGCTACGGAGCGCCGCAAG GTTTCGTGGGGGGGGcg CAGCCACAAGGCTACGGAACACAATACGTGCAAGGCGATCAGCGTCGTGGGCTCGGCACGGGCGCGGCCGTCGGGCTCGGTGTGGGCGCGTTGGCGGCCGGTGGGCTCGCGGGCTATGCGATGGCCGGCGGTTTCAGTAACGACAGTCCGCCTAGTGAG GTACAAGTTGTAGAATTCGGTGGCGACGATTGGATGGAATAA
- the LOC125074675 gene encoding cytoplasmic dynein 2 intermediate chain 2-like, giving the protein MSGLSGYDSEVVGFDCITQDARSLASSSAQTTEFSEQGVASQTSTSKDEGCMTQPEDGGTNEISEIPSGLNEFLRRVAPAMMEQLEQNDREFINESSDSDEEDIIAAKLLQEIKLKHGLGCGDHDTSILGVTWSSAGNSIAVSIGAMQHETWCQNSGLIKVFMLKRSEERFVQAMDVTEKDCVSVLKYHPTVAALLAYGTTSGEIVLCNLRNGSLDEGTQLASPAGCHGSRRVSALRWADAPLANIFLMMLITSKGKRRGAADQVLFSAGCDGTLNAWQVNADQRVFENIVCYHINGDQKLAPDITCFDFIVIYPLRPTDEKVPDDVFVVGTKTGKLFLCKIKAEVEGVDPVYDVLEGHGTCVLDVAFSYQRPGVFVSISMDSELRVYDINQGSPLKILCLDIPISCMSWLSPPCVVLGLSGCEESLRVYNVNSGRFVPVTGMNGCGDVTCVSVNQFGSCRVAAGDSDGNVKIWELPTRHIKLSDDDLDF; this is encoded by the exons ATGTCTGGTTTGAGTGGGTACGACAGCGAAGTTGTAGGCTTCGACTGTATTACTCAAGACGCTAGATCCCTCGCTAGCAGCTCAGCTCAGACCACGGAGTTCAGTGAGCAGGGCGTCGCTTCTCAAACGTCCACGTCGAAAGACGAAGGCTGCATGACCCAGCCTGAAGACGGAGGCACAAACGAGATATCAGAAATACCCTCGGGTTTGAACGAATTCCTCAGGAGAGTTGCTCCAGCTATGATGGAGCAATTGGAACAAAACGACAGAGAATTCATCAACGAATCCTCAGATTCTGACGAAGAAGACATCATTGCCGCGAAATTATTGCAAGAGATCAAACTCAAGCACGGACTCGGGTGTGGCGACCACGACACTTCGATATTGGGTGTCACTTGGAGCAGCGCCGGTAACTCGATCGCTGTGTCCATTGGCGCGATGCAACACGAAACGTGGTGCCAGAATTCCGGTCTTATCAAAGTATTTATGCTGAAGAGGAGCGAGGAAAGATTCGTCCAAGCTATGGACGTCACTGAAAAAGATTGTGTTAGTGTTTTAAAGTACCACCCAACGGTCGCCGCCTTGTTGGCTTACGGGACCACTTCTGGTGAAATTGTACTTTGTAATTTGAGAAATGGCAGCTTGGATGAAGGTACCCAGTTGGCTTCACCGGCCGGATGTCACGGTTCTAGGCGGGTCTCGGCTCTGCGCTGGGCAGACGCGCCGTTAGCGAACATTTTCTTGATGATGCTGATTACCAGCAAAGGGAAACGACGTGGAGCTGCTGATCAG GTTCTATTTTCTGCTGGATGTGATGGCACCCTTAACGCGTGGCAAGTGAACGCCGATCAAAGagtatttgaaaatatagtttgttaCCATATCAATGGCGACCAGAAATTGGCCCCGGATATAACATGTTTCGATTTCATTGTAATCTATCCGCTACGCCCGACTGACGAAAAAGTCCCCGATGACGTCTTCGTGGTGGGAACGAAGACAGGGAAACTGTTTTTATGCAAGATCAAGGCGGAAGTTGAAGGCGTTGATCCGGTTTATGATGTCCTCGAGGGGCACGGTACTTGCGTTCTCGATGTGGCCTTCAGTTATCAAAGACCGGGTGTATTCGTGTCCATATCCATGGATTCCGAGTTGAGGGTCTATGATATTAACCAGGGGAGTCCATTGAAG aTTCTCTGTCTTGATATTCCAATATCGTGCATGAGCTGGTTGTCGCCGCCCTGCGTGGTTCTCGGGCTGTCTGGTTGTGAGGAATCTCTGCGCGTGTACAACGTGAACAGCGGCCGGTTTGTGCCCGTCACCGGGATGAATGGTTGCGGGGATGTCACTTGTGTATCTGTCAACCAGTTTGG ATCTTGTCGTGTTGCCGCTGGCGACAGCGACGGTAACGTTAAAATTTGGGAGCTGCCCACGCGACACATCAAACTATCGGATGACGACTTagacttttaa
- the LOC125074676 gene encoding galectin-4-like isoform X2: MAAPPIYSPVIPCVQPIPGGMYPGRMVRFQGNVPPGGQRFAINFQCGPNTDPRDDIAMHLNFRFVEMCVVRNHLTAMNWGVEETNGGMPLVRGQPFEALVLCDTQSFKIALNGVHFCEFPHRLPFQRISHLTIDGDVMMQFIGFEGEQPPPSQMYMSEPPAYGAYGAPPAYGAPGYGAPQGFVGGAPQGYGTQYVQGDQRRGLGTGAAVGLGVGALAAGGLAGYAMAGGFSNDSPPSEVQVVEFGGDDWME; the protein is encoded by the exons GTAATACCATGCGTCCAACCAATTCCTGGGGGTATGTACCCTGGCCGCATGGTCCGTTTCCAAGGGAACGTTCCACCAGGAGGTCAAAG GTTCGCTATCAACTTCCAATGCGGCCCGAATACAGACCCACGTGATGACATCGCCATGCATCTGAACTTCCGTTTCGTCGAGATGTGCGTGGTCAGGAACCACTTGACGGCCATGAACTGGGGCGTGGAGGAGACTAATGGTGGCATGCCGCTGGTTAGGGGGCAGCCGTTTGAGGCTCTTGTACTTTGTGATACTCAGTCGTTTAAG ATCGCTCTCAACGGCGTTCACTTCTGCGAGTTCCCTCACCGTCTGCCATTCCAGCGCATCTCCCACTTGACCATCGACGGTGACGTGATGATGCAGTTCATTGGCTTCGAAGGTGAACAGCCACCACCCAGCCAGATGTATATG TCGGAACCGCCCGCGTACGGCGCGTACGGCGCCCCGCCCGCGTACGGCGCCCCCGGCTACGGAGCGCCGCAAG GTTTCGTGGGGGGGGcg CCACAAGGCTACGGAACACAATACGTGCAAGGCGATCAGCGTCGTGGGCTCGGCACGGGCGCGGCCGTCGGGCTCGGTGTGGGCGCGTTGGCGGCCGGTGGGCTCGCGGGCTATGCGATGGCCGGCGGTTTCAGTAACGACAGTCCGCCTAGTGAG GTACAAGTTGTAGAATTCGGTGGCGACGATTGGATGGAATAA